In the Primulina tabacum isolate GXHZ01 chromosome 15, ASM2559414v2, whole genome shotgun sequence genome, agttgaatttatgataattaaattttgagaaaataaattcaagaatttgaatttatgaaatttggagagaataattcaagtagttgaatttataaaatttgataatttaatttattaaactcaaaagttgagttcattaaatattaaattttggatgtgataaaattcaagaatttgaatttataatttaaatattaaattcaaatgttgaatttgtaatgtatttaatttattaagctcaaaggttgagtttattaaatattaaattaaatatagttggaagtatgtttaatgggcttgtaggagtaaaagtcaaacatactaaataattaaatttcttaatggactttgattaattaattaaactagttggactagcccaattaagtaatcaagctcattaatgttaattatgtgtattaggttttggtttaattataaataggagtgatcaagccataaccctagcctccaccttcacaattttcgaaaatcacaagttttttctctccaaaatttcggccacttccttttgaaggaaaaatttgaGCTGTCTCTCGTTTTCAATCTCCAACGCAAAACTTCtccaaattttctagtgcaaattggaagaggaatagatcatccagtcgtggacctgattagaagaaaaaCAAGGACtcccttgaagaaagttcgtagggattcatcaagagctaatccgtttataccggattagttggagccacgtgattaattcacaaaggtataattttctaacatcctatgaatgtttttgttaaaatcatacgagcgcccaaagcaaaacatattttgattgtcaaaataaataaaaaattttaaaacttccgctgcgtttgggcgtgtagaaaacccagATCCAACAATATATTGGTCCAAAACAGGATGTCCTATGagttaaatatatattgagCCTAAATTTTTAGCAAGAATAGCTTTGACATGGTGATGAgatatattaaattttcaaaatgttCAAATGTAAAATCTTATACGTACGTACAGGTTGTGACTTGTTGGAATTGTCATTTTTTTCTTGTAGCTAATCCTATTGTTATGCTTTTTAATTGATAGAATGAGTTCAGAACCTATTGCTCTTGTTCATGAGGAGGATAGTGTGGAGGATGTACATGTGTTGGATTTAGATGTTGATGAAGAAACATGTACTAACTTGCAAGGTCGGGCCTCCGGAAGTGTTAAACGAAAGAGACCCTTAAAGTCACAATGGTGGCAATATTTTGAGATGCTTCCAGAAGTAGAAGGAAAGGAAAAGCGTTGCAAATGTAAAGCATGTGGGACTACGTACAAAGCAGACAGTAGCATGGGGACAGGTAATCTCCAACTCCGTATTCTCAAACAGTGTCATAGACAGAGAACTCGTGATATTGATCAGGCTTTGTTAGAACAAGGCGATAAAAGTCTTGCCATAAGGTCACAAAAGTTCAGCCAAGAAAGATCTTGAGAGTTGCTAATATTAGCAATTGTGAGACATGACTTACCGTTTCAGTTTGTAGAATATGAGGCAATTAGATCAATTTTTACATATTTGGAACCTCAAGTCAATCATTTCACTAGAAACACCGCAAGGACTGATATTCTCAAGATGCATAAAAATGAATACAATAGACTAGCTCAAGAAATGCGTTCATGCTTTGGAAAATTTTGTTTCATTTCCGATTTGTGGACTTCTATTGTCACTGATGGTTATGTATGTTTGACAGTATATTTTATTGATTCTAAATGGGTTTTGCAAAAAAGGATTATCAACGTCTCTTACATGCCTCTACCTCAATCTGGTATTGCATTGTGTGATAAAATCAATAGCTTATTCAATGCTTGGGGAATTCAGAGAAAGGTTTTCACAATTACGTTGGACAATGCCGCTGCAAATGATGTGTTTGTTGGCCTTTTAAGGGATCATCTCAGTTTAAATTGTTCATTGGTGAATGATGGTATGTTTTTGCATGTTCGTTGTTGTGCACACATTCTCAATTTAATTGTCCAAGAAGGTTTGAAAATAATTGATCATTCCGCTGATAAGATTTGTGAATGTGTAAAGTATGTAAAAGGCAGTAAAGTGAGAACGAAAAAGTTTGTAGAATCTGTTACCCAAACTTCACTGGATCCTAAGAAATCACTCAGGCAAGATGTTCCTACTAGATGGAATTCTACGTATTGGATGCTTTCTAGTGCCATATATTATCGACGTGCTTTTAATCATTTGAAATTGACCGATACTAATTTCACACACTGTCCATTGGTTGACGAGTGGGTTCAAGCTGAAAATATGCAAATTTCTTGAGGTTTTCTATGAGACAACAACTTTGTTTTCTGGGGTGAAATATCCTACTGCCAACCTTTATTTTCCTCGTGTCTTTACGGTTCAATTGACATTAAGTCAAGCCTTGCAAAGCTCTAATGATTTCATGAGATCAATGGCCAATCGGATATTTTAGAAATTTGACAAGTACTGGAAAGATTATAACATTTTGTTGTCCATTGTTGTGATAGTTGATCCGAGGTTCAAGATGCAGTTTGTTGAGTTTTGTTACAACAAGTTTTACGAACATGGTAGTAACGAATTAAGTCTGGTGAAGTCTAAATTAGTTTCTTTGTTTGAGGAATATATGGGCCTTGCTTCTAAATCAAGTAGTAGCAACACATCTACGAGTTTTCACAGTGGCATTGATGATAATGCTTCTCTTCCTCTAAATTCAGACAGTGGATGCATGGATGTTTTGAAGGTATTTAtgttaattttttctttttctcactATTTTTTACTTTTCGTTACCAATACATTTAATTTATGATGTAAGAATTTGACAAATTTCAAAGAACAGAATTAAATGATAGAGCTCAAAAGAGTCAATTAGATCTTTATTTGGATGAACCGAAAATTGATAGATCTTCAAAATGTGATGTTCTTGCATTTTTGAAAGCTTAGCAATTTAGGTATCTTGAATTGCACAAATGGCCAGAGATATTTTGAGTGTTCCAATTTCTACAGttgcttctgaatcagcttttaGCACGGGTGGTAGGATACTTGACCAATATCGTAGTGCAATGAAGCCTGATGTTGTTGAGGTGTTGGTTTGTTGTAGAGATTGGTTAGTTGGACAGAAAGGTTAGTTACTGTAGAACTcgataaatcagactacgtataagccatgcataattattattatttaaattaaaatgattttcatacatgcatgagtgtttaattcattttaaaatttgttaagtcatgatcatttattttaaatcgcagaagtttagttttatcttttcagttaaataagcgaggTCGGACTGGatttggagtattgagataaaatttaataataagaaaatattcctaaatttaatttaagccaaggaataatttattttaaggtaaaagaatgtttaagggtttatttaattaattggagttaagtagtaaataagctcttttatgtccaataattaatttaaaagcctaaattaaaatgtgtaaccaattgagataaattaatctagacctattttatttaagaaattgtaacttaacatgttagtaatttattttaagacttagccatgcatgcaagaaaaattactatccaaaattaatttaattatttcactaaaatacataattagtgCTTAAAACTTTAAGTAGATAAAAtccaataattaagcaatatttttaccCCATTCGTTAGcaagaattcggccaccccCCTTATAGGATTCAATCATGTTTGGaaaccctttattttttattcacTTCCTTAACCCTTCATGGTATATTTAATCCTTCACTTTTAAATCAccactaattaataattaagtaCTATTATGCACCTAATCAATCACCAAATCAGCCCATCTATTCCTCATTCTCGAGCATCAAGTAGGAAGGAGATCATTTCCTTGTACCATTCCATTCCTCAAATTTGAAACTTCCCTCTAATGCATTCTTGACTCCTTTATTTTCCTTGTAACCTACCCCTTCATTCCTTAACACACCTCCACCCTCTCATTCAAAATTTCAGAAGCATAGGCTGAGAAAAAAACGTGAGCCTTCATCAAGTAATCAAgaaagtaagaaaagaaaaggaactccgtctccgccgcgccgtgttcgtcatattgatttgtttctttcgaaaacaaatttccaggcatgtttatattgttcTTTGCTCTTAaatcaagtcatataaatattttaaaacattacatgatcatgatttcaATGGCAAAAACCGAAATGATAGCAACTTTTCAAAACAAAACTGCACAGATTTTTTCGGTTCTTCCTTGTGCTTCACGGGTTTGGtttttttgtggtttcaggaggttggctcgattccaggcactcaaggctgcatctaggcatgttATATAGTGTGTTCGGAAGGCGTTGGTCCATCGTTTTAAGTCCATTCACCACAGCAAAACGAAATGGACAACAACTCTCCAAAGTTGCAATTTTTGAGTCTCGATTTCATTGTTTGTTGTCTAAGGTGAGGATTCGGATCATGGTTGGTCtaaggcctgtaaccatggttagaacccttccttagtatgtttaggacgtgaccaagatggcctttcaaggcttggttcatggtcccattgattttaaaacaaaacaagacaagtgTTCCACGGTTTCGTTTTTCTGATTTTTCGTGTGTGTGAGTTGGTTCGGCTTTGTGGTGTTTAGGTGGATCTTAGTTGGCTTCtatcccttagccatggttcacacaatacctcaggatgtctagatcatgccatggtcgatCAAATGACCAATGGAatgaaatgacagcaacataaAGCAATACACCCCACGCGCAGCAGTATGGTTCTCGGGTGGGAACGTTGGGTTGTCTTGGgtgtttgcttggattgtggtaggcctagggcccttagccatggttcaagccacaccttaggatgttgggaagaggctctggtaggtggttcaagccccaatggccattagccttatAAACGAAGCAACACAAGCAAAGCTGCGGCCACTGAAATTTGACAGCAGCATGGTTGCGGTTcaggaggctcgtttgagttcatGATTGTcttttagcctatggtcttggactggacagtacctcaatgagttaagaaggtcatgtttttggccgttcatgatttggttaagtttagaagtcatacgagaatttacggtgcaatgtgccaaaatgactctcgaaagagcattttACAATTTTGGGATCCATTCactattttcgtgtattacagccctagggtcatgttttccagtatttttggtgtattttaatcatggctaaatgatggttcaatgttggttcgggttggtacgaaaccaggttgaatactaagtttgttaggcgtaattgtctcatttgtagttcgattatgaagtgttggttaagttaagtttatttgcatgttctcatgttagaattaggtctcagcgagcctgggaacgatccaactcatttgATTAAAACATGGTTacaattatattacgtgcatgaaatataaaatgtttatttttgagatatatgcgatatgtcttgtggccaccttacgcttatgggattgattcacccggtgacttacgaccggtttacgattatgtatgggtacggatatccagtccaagggctgtgaggATCTCTACCGctcagtatactgtggtttaatctgatcagacgtgcatgttatgttatgttatgttatgggccacttgcgtataacattatctctacagaaaattacgatatgatatgttatgacagagctctatcgagcaaacttttacgtatgattttcagatatgcacgtatttataattactcatgacatgatttcCCCCTTACGCTTTATGATAcaatatttttacgttacatgaaattttatgatatatttacttgttattcacgatatatgcatgctgagtctttagactcactagacttgattgttgtaggtactgatggggtcgagaccgagggcggggactagtGAGCTTGCTTGGGTCgacagtagtaggaacccgaggacctcagttttaTCATTTACTATTTATGCTCAAACTCAATTTTTTACTTTGacgaattatttttaagttgtggtttgaaaacaatatttgtttccactgttacattaaacattagatctttttatcagtttattttatgaatgaggcatgtaatttatttaaaagaaaaattttaaataattccgcaaatttgcaaatacgaaatacgggcctctacagttggtatcagagcctatgttcttgtaaagggttgtactactactgatcttgagaagctcacgaagtcatgtgttcggtctgtaagttttacgtttacgcatttcgtttaaagcataaaatattttaacagcatgatttcatgaaatgttttatgtcaagattatgactatgcagtatttatttaaatttaaagtaataatggaattatgcatgttggttacgtatgagttatatgtatggaacagtatgcctcctagacgcattcctgagcgcatgagagatgatgagcatcgtcatgaagacggtgaggatcatagacaggagagagatttacctccgccccctccaccggacatgaacgcccagatgcTAGCCGGAATGTCATAGTTCTTCGCGcaatttgcggggaacaatgcaggGGTAGCCAGGTAGACTGGACCTGAGGCTACCtacgagcggttcatgaagatgagaccgaaggagttctcggggacgtcagatcccatgattgccgagggctggattaagtcccttgaggttatgttcgagttcatggggcttggagatgaggacagagttcgttgtgcgacctatctgtttggaggagacgcccgcttgtggtgggaaggagaaTCTGTAGCCTTGAAtttggctactctgagctggacgcgctttacagaggtattctactccaactattttactgacgaggtgcattccaggttgaccagggaatttatgaccctgagacagggagacatgactgttacggagtttatccgtaagtttgagaggggttgccatttcgtaccactgattgcgaatgatgctggagccaagttgaggtagtttatggatggtctgcggccaatcttgcaccgtgatgttagggtggctggccctactacttatgatgtcgctgtctccagagctctagctgcagagcaggatctgaatgatattgagagagaccgccagggcaagcgaccagtccaTGCACCGCACCGCCTTCCCCATCAGCAGCATCAGAGtaagagacctttccacggcccatccaggaacagaggacagcagcagcagggacttGTAGTCCCGAGGGCCACGGATTACCAGTCTGGGCTAAGGGCACACGCCATCACGCTGGAGCTTGTATGTAAGGCTCAGGgaagtgctacaagtgtggtagtcctgaccacctactgaagaattgccctcaaggaagtctgcctacccaaggcagagttttcgCCCTTCATGCAGTGGAGACGATCCCGGAGACTATGCTCTTGACAGGCATCTTAAAGCTtcaagtttatatttgaaagttATTGTTTCGAGGGTTTGGGTTaaaattttgaacatagaattgatgataggattgcatgttctaatcagcgttatttcgggaatttaggttagcAGAACTTTGACattcgcatgtctataagtttagttcttgtaattaTTGGGTTCACCGTGATGTTTCAACCTTTCAGgaagaatttttatagctggttcagctacgaatgccttgatagattcaggggctaaacattcgttcatttcggagacctttaCGAATTTTCTCCATATCAAGACCATTGGACTATATGTAGCGTATTCAGTAGTGTTACCCTCTGGAGAGGAGCTAGCCGCTactggtgatacccccataagaaTCCGGGTCCTCGTCAACCCGGTTTG is a window encoding:
- the LOC142528089 gene encoding uncharacterized protein LOC142528089, whose translation is MSSEPIALVHEEDSVEDVHVLDLDVDEETCTNLQGRASGSVKRKRPLKSQWWQYFEMLPEVEGKEKRCKCKACGTTYKADSSMGTETTEVRLDDLTENIKNLFINEDAGSNNAATDD